Proteins encoded together in one Chthoniobacterales bacterium window:
- the larE gene encoding ATP-dependent sacrificial sulfur transferase LarE, with protein MREKVAILESILRSHAPIAVAYSGGVDSACLLAIAHRTLGDRMLGVIADSPSLPRQALADALALARDLGAPVEVVQTEELEDPRYAENPMNRCYFCKAELFQRMDALARDRRFAAIAYGENADDPAHLRPGSQAAREFSVIAPLKQAGLTKADVRALSRELGLPTADAPAQPCLSSRIPHGTPVTREALALVERGEAFVRSLGFRVFRVRYVDGERPGARVQIAPAEMSRLAASDVVSGLLATGFAEVEIDPDGYRSPTG; from the coding sequence ATGCGCGAGAAAGTTGCCATCCTTGAATCGATTCTGCGCTCTCACGCGCCGATTGCTGTCGCCTATTCCGGCGGCGTGGACAGCGCCTGCCTGCTCGCCATCGCCCATCGCACGCTTGGCGACCGCATGCTCGGCGTGATCGCCGACAGTCCCAGCCTGCCCCGTCAGGCCCTCGCGGATGCCCTCGCCCTCGCCCGGGACCTCGGCGCACCCGTCGAGGTCGTGCAGACCGAGGAGCTGGAGGACCCGCGCTACGCGGAGAATCCGATGAACCGTTGCTATTTCTGCAAGGCGGAGCTTTTCCAGCGGATGGACGCCCTCGCGCGCGACCGTCGGTTCGCCGCGATCGCCTACGGGGAGAATGCCGACGATCCCGCGCATCTCCGTCCCGGCTCGCAGGCCGCCAGGGAATTTTCCGTCATTGCGCCACTCAAGCAGGCCGGCCTCACGAAGGCCGATGTGCGCGCGCTCTCCCGCGAGCTCGGCCTGCCCACGGCCGACGCGCCCGCCCAGCCCTGCCTGAGCTCGCGCATTCCCCATGGCACCCCGGTCACCCGCGAGGCGCTTGCCCTCGTCGAACGCGGCGAGGCCTTCGTGCGCTCGCTCGGGTTCCGCGTGTTTCGGGTGCGATACGTCGATGGCGAGAGGCCCGGTGCGCGGGTGCAGATCGCTCCCGCCGAGATGTCCCGTCTCGCGGCCTCGGATGTCGTGTCCGGCCTGCTGGCTACGGGCTTCGCCGAGGTGGAGATCGATCCCGACGGCTACCGCTCCCCGACGGGATGA